Proteins encoded within one genomic window of Lysinibacillus sphaericus:
- a CDS encoding RDD family protein: MTNNDFVLQGTPSISQELLDKTVTPTVMTNYELKTAGFWVRFWAFVLDGLIISAIIGIAVNPIFYLMDWSLSESVWYAPISIISAVLYYCYFVLMTKFFGQTLGKMALGLRVVSLKHDKLQWSDVLFREWIGRLISNIFTPLYILVAILPDNQGIHDYFAETTVVHEKVYIAKETVQATVQTPATIQETAKEPEKLEEKPEE, from the coding sequence ATGACAAACAATGATTTCGTTTTGCAAGGGACACCCTCGATAAGCCAAGAATTGCTAGATAAAACAGTGACGCCTACAGTGATGACAAACTATGAATTGAAGACCGCAGGATTTTGGGTACGTTTTTGGGCATTTGTCCTGGATGGATTAATTATTTCTGCAATAATAGGAATTGCTGTTAATCCAATATTTTACTTAATGGACTGGTCATTATCAGAATCAGTGTGGTATGCACCTATTTCAATTATTTCAGCTGTTCTTTATTATTGTTACTTTGTTTTGATGACGAAATTTTTCGGGCAAACTTTAGGGAAAATGGCATTGGGGTTACGTGTAGTATCGCTGAAACATGATAAACTCCAATGGTCAGATGTGCTGTTCAGAGAATGGATTGGTCGTTTAATCAGTAATATCTTTACGCCGCTGTATATTTTAGTTGCGATTTTACCTGACAATCAAGGTATACATGATTATTTTGCGGAGACTACGGTTGTTCATGAAAAAGTGTATATAGCAAAAGAAACTGTGCAAGCAACAGTACAAACGCCAGCAACTATTCAGGAAACTGCTAAAGAGCCTGAAAAGTTGGAGGAGAAGCCTGAGGAATAA